A genomic stretch from Pseudomonas sp. MUP55 includes:
- a CDS encoding response regulator, which yields MSKVSVLVVDDASFIRDLVKKCLRNYFPGIKIEDAVNGKKAQSILMRETFDLVLCDWEMPEMSGIELLTWCREQAHLKAMPFVMVTSRGDKENVVQAIQAGVSGYVSKPFTNEQLLNKVKQALHKIGRLDALIASAPTKMNSAFGNDSLSALTGGKPEAVKPAAAPVAAAPSKGLLNSAPVAAAASAAPAGGRGQGQLRLSSGTQQCVIKALSIKEALLVVRRGDVLPQVLESAVLDLEQGENAEVARLNGYLHAIVAYEPKPDSDWLQLTFRFIDQDAQKLDYISRLIARGTAQKHFVPGA from the coding sequence ATGAGTAAAGTCAGTGTGTTGGTGGTGGATGACGCCTCGTTTATTCGCGACCTGGTGAAGAAGTGCCTGCGCAATTACTTCCCCGGGATCAAGATCGAAGATGCGGTGAACGGCAAGAAGGCGCAATCCATTCTGATGCGCGAGACCTTCGACCTGGTGCTGTGCGACTGGGAAATGCCGGAGATGTCCGGGATTGAGCTGTTGACCTGGTGTCGTGAGCAAGCCCATCTGAAGGCCATGCCGTTCGTGATGGTGACCAGCCGTGGCGACAAGGAAAACGTGGTGCAGGCGATCCAGGCCGGTGTGTCCGGTTACGTCAGCAAACCGTTCACCAACGAACAGTTGCTGAACAAGGTCAAGCAGGCCCTGCACAAGATCGGCCGCCTCGACGCGTTGATCGCCAGCGCGCCGACCAAGATGAACTCGGCCTTCGGCAACGACTCCCTGAGCGCGCTGACCGGTGGCAAGCCTGAAGCGGTCAAGCCTGCAGCGGCGCCAGTGGCGGCAGCCCCGAGCAAAGGCCTGCTCAACAGCGCGCCGGTCGCCGCTGCTGCGTCCGCTGCGCCTGCCGGCGGTCGTGGTCAGGGTCAGTTGCGCCTGTCCAGCGGCACCCAGCAATGCGTGATCAAGGCGCTGAGCATCAAGGAAGCGTTGTTGGTGGTGCGGCGTGGGGATGTACTGCCTCAGGTGCTGGAAAGCGCCGTGCTCGACCTTGAACAAGGCGAGAACGCTGAAGTGGCGCGTCTCAATGGCTACCTGCATGCAATCGTCGCCTACGAGCCCAAGCCCGACAGCGACTGGCTGCAGCTGACCTTCCGCTTTATCGACCAGGATGCGCAAAAGCTGGACTACATCTCCCGCCTGATCGCGCGCGGTACGGCGCAGAAGCATTTCGTGCCGGGCGCGTAA
- the phoU gene encoding phosphate signaling complex protein PhoU, translating to MISKEGLTHHISAQFNAELEEVRSHLLAMGGLVEKQVNDAVTALIEADSGLAQQVREIDDQINQMERNIDEECLRILARRQPAASDLRLIISISKSVIDLERIGDEATKIARRAIQLCEEGEAPRGYVEVRHIGDQVRNMVRDALDAFARFDADLALSVAQYDKVIDREYKTALRELATYMMEDPRSISRVLSIIWVLRSLERIGDHARNISELVIYLVRGTDVRHMGLKRMKAEVEGNADLIPNVPGESDDK from the coding sequence ATGATTAGCAAAGAAGGCCTTACCCACCACATCTCCGCGCAGTTCAACGCCGAGCTTGAGGAAGTGCGCAGCCACCTCCTGGCGATGGGCGGCCTGGTGGAGAAGCAAGTCAACGATGCGGTCACCGCGCTGATCGAGGCCGACTCGGGCCTGGCCCAGCAAGTGCGTGAGATCGACGACCAGATCAACCAGATGGAACGCAACATCGATGAAGAGTGCCTGCGCATCCTGGCCCGTCGCCAGCCGGCGGCCTCCGACCTGCGTTTGATCATCAGCATCTCTAAATCGGTGATCGACCTGGAGCGTATCGGCGACGAAGCCACCAAGATCGCCCGCCGCGCCATCCAGTTGTGCGAAGAAGGCGAAGCGCCGCGTGGCTACGTGGAAGTACGTCATATCGGCGACCAGGTGCGCAACATGGTGCGCGATGCCCTCGACGCCTTTGCGCGTTTCGATGCGGACCTGGCGCTGTCAGTGGCCCAGTACGACAAAGTCATCGACCGCGAGTACAAGACCGCCTTGCGTGAGCTGGCCACCTACATGATGGAAGACCCACGCTCTATCTCGCGGGTCTTGAGCATTATCTGGGTACTGCGCTCGCTGGAGCGTATCGGCGACCACGCGCGCAATATCTCGGAATTGGTGATTTACCTGGTGCGCGGCACGGACGTGCGACACATGGGCCTCAAGCGCATGAAAGCCGAAGTTGAAGGCAACGCTGATCTTATCCCTAATGTTCCGGGCGAATCTGACGATAAGTAA
- the pstB gene encoding phosphate ABC transporter ATP-binding protein PstB, with product MQHDTQSHGINMSALGRDKQSLSLAQETVAIEVPGLSLYYGEKQALFDVSMNIPKQRVTAFIGPSGCGKSTLLRTFNRMNDLVDGCRVEGAINLYGTNIYRKGEDVAELRRRVGMVFQKPNPFPKTIYENVVYGLRIQGINKKRILDEAVEWALKGAALWDEVKDRLHESALGLSGGQQQRLVIARTIAVEPEVLLLDEPCSALDPISTLKVEELIYELKSKFTIVIVTHNMQQAARVSDYTAFMYMGKLVEFGDTDTLFTNPAKKQTEDYITGRYG from the coding sequence ATGCAACACGATACCCAATCCCACGGCATCAACATGTCTGCCCTGGGTCGCGACAAGCAGAGCCTGAGCCTGGCCCAGGAAACCGTGGCCATCGAAGTGCCGGGCCTGAGCCTCTACTACGGTGAAAAGCAGGCGCTGTTCGACGTCAGCATGAACATCCCCAAGCAGCGCGTGACCGCCTTCATCGGCCCGTCGGGCTGCGGCAAGTCCACGCTGCTGCGCACCTTCAATCGCATGAACGACCTGGTGGACGGTTGCCGTGTGGAAGGCGCCATCAACCTCTACGGCACCAACATCTACCGCAAGGGCGAAGACGTGGCCGAGCTGCGTCGCCGTGTGGGCATGGTGTTCCAGAAGCCCAACCCGTTCCCCAAGACCATCTATGAAAACGTGGTCTATGGCCTGCGCATCCAGGGCATCAACAAAAAGCGCATCCTCGACGAAGCCGTGGAGTGGGCGCTCAAGGGTGCCGCGCTGTGGGATGAGGTCAAGGATCGCCTGCACGAGTCCGCCCTGGGCTTGTCCGGCGGTCAGCAGCAGCGCCTGGTGATCGCGCGCACCATTGCCGTGGAACCGGAAGTCTTGCTGCTCGACGAACCGTGCTCGGCCCTCGACCCGATCTCGACGCTGAAAGTCGAAGAACTGATCTACGAGCTCAAGTCCAAGTTCACCATCGTCATCGTCACCCACAACATGCAGCAGGCGGCGCGGGTTTCCGACTACACCGCGTTCATGTACATGGGCAAGCTGGTGGAGTTTGGCGACACCGACACCCTGTTCACCAATCCGGCGAAGAAGCAGACCGAAGACTACATCACCGGTCGTTATGGCTAG
- the pstA gene encoding phosphate ABC transporter permease PstA: MKQNSLNGWFKSGAPGVWISGGAVSIAVIMTIGLLAVIAVRGLGHFWPADLIQANYNVPGQANHIVIGEVVQKEEVPRERLKSAGLPVPDEGPEFMTRELIKVGNRDLNGNDFTWIVGEWLKDQTKPVQLMAIERREWGNFYGTLVNVKQDGKIIAEGEAAWPELQARVDRVNKLAAQLKSLEKTDIGAINAGLERIRLHGRKLELEGKLDAAAQADMDADRAELNARYQDIEARLADLHAQFNRDALTARDGNGKEIEIGIGKVVHAYQPNAMGTLTKIGFYFSKVWEFLSDDPREANTEGGIFPAIFGTVMMTLIMAMIVTPFGVLAAVYLREYAKQNALTRIIRIAVNNLAGVPAIVYGVFGLGFFVYVLGGSVDRLFFAEALPAPTFGTPGLLWASLTLALLAVPVVIVATEEGLARIPRTVREGSLALGATKAETLWKIVLPMASPAMMTGMILAVARAAGEVAPLMLVGVVKLAPSLPLDGNYPYLHLDQKIMHLGFHIYDVGFQSPNVEAARPLVYATALLLVLVIATLNLSAVWIRNHLREKYKALDS, from the coding sequence GTGAAACAGAACTCCCTGAATGGATGGTTCAAGAGCGGCGCCCCCGGCGTCTGGATCAGCGGTGGCGCGGTGTCCATCGCGGTCATCATGACCATTGGCTTGCTGGCCGTGATTGCAGTGCGCGGCCTGGGCCACTTCTGGCCGGCTGACCTGATCCAGGCCAACTACAACGTACCGGGCCAGGCCAACCATATCGTCATCGGCGAAGTGGTGCAGAAGGAAGAAGTCCCCCGCGAGCGCCTGAAAAGCGCTGGCCTGCCGGTGCCCGATGAGGGCCCGGAGTTCATGACCCGCGAGCTGATCAAGGTCGGCAACCGCGACTTGAACGGCAATGACTTCACCTGGATCGTCGGCGAATGGTTGAAGGACCAGACCAAGCCGGTGCAGTTGATGGCCATCGAGCGGCGTGAGTGGGGCAACTTTTACGGCACCCTGGTCAACGTCAAGCAGGACGGCAAGATCATCGCCGAAGGCGAGGCCGCGTGGCCGGAGCTGCAGGCTCGCGTGGATCGCGTCAACAAGCTCGCCGCCCAGCTCAAGAGCCTGGAAAAAACCGATATCGGTGCGATCAACGCCGGGCTGGAGCGCATCCGCCTGCACGGTCGCAAGCTGGAACTGGAAGGCAAGCTCGACGCTGCCGCCCAAGCCGACATGGACGCCGACCGCGCCGAACTGAACGCCCGCTACCAGGACATCGAAGCGCGGCTGGCCGACCTGCATGCCCAGTTCAACCGCGACGCGCTGACCGCCCGCGACGGCAATGGCAAGGAAATCGAAATCGGCATCGGCAAGGTGGTGCACGCCTACCAGCCGAACGCCATGGGCACCCTGACCAAGATCGGCTTCTACTTCAGCAAGGTCTGGGAGTTCTTGAGCGACGACCCGCGGGAAGCCAACACCGAAGGCGGGATCTTCCCGGCGATCTTCGGCACCGTGATGATGACGTTGATCATGGCGATGATCGTGACGCCGTTTGGCGTGCTGGCGGCGGTGTACTTGCGTGAATACGCCAAGCAGAACGCCCTGACGCGGATTATCCGAATAGCGGTGAACAACCTGGCGGGCGTACCGGCCATCGTTTACGGCGTGTTTGGCCTGGGCTTCTTCGTGTATGTACTGGGCGGTTCGGTGGACCGGCTGTTCTTCGCCGAAGCCTTGCCGGCGCCGACCTTCGGCACCCCGGGCCTGCTCTGGGCCTCGCTGACGCTGGCGCTGCTGGCGGTGCCGGTGGTGATCGTGGCGACCGAAGAAGGCCTGGCGCGGATTCCTCGCACCGTGCGCGAAGGCTCACTGGCGTTGGGCGCGACCAAGGCGGAAACGCTGTGGAAGATCGTGCTGCCGATGGCCAGCCCAGCGATGATGACCGGCATGATCCTCGCGGTGGCCCGTGCCGCCGGTGAAGTGGCGCCGCTGATGCTGGTCGGCGTGGTCAAGCTGGCCCCGTCGCTGCCGCTGGACGGCAACTACCCGTACCTGCACCTTGACCAGAAGATCATGCACCTGGGCTTCCATATCTACGATGTCGGTTTCCAGAGCCCCAACGTCGAAGCGGCGCGCCCGCTGGTATACGCCACCGCGCTGCTGCTGGTACTGGTGATCGCCACGCTCAACCTGTCGGCGGTGTGGATACGTAACCATCTGCGCGAGAAGTACAAGGCGTTGGACAGCTAA
- a CDS encoding ABC transporter permease subunit — translation MQDAGKPLLISLEEQNQVAMRVSDKGQALFFEVDTGAELKRVDLPLPAGTQVVSIGEDQPGSPLVILGLSNGQSMVFRHTYKVSYPDGKKTISPAIEYPYGETPIALDEAGRPLEHVALNATDTSLVVAGSAGAHLNVLTLSREENMMTGEVTSEQKRVELPQMTEPVKAIFIDPRQQWLYVINGRALADVFSLRDKSLNGRYKLLEDGNAEVTASTQLVGGISLIVGNSKGGLAQWFMARDPDGEQRLKQIRTFQMGTAPIVEITAEERRKGFTALDASGQFGVFHSTAHRTLLVDPVVDGQGVFGLSPRANRVIVEAGGKLQPLLLDNPHPEVSWSALWSKVWYENYDEPKYVWQSTAANTDFEPKMSLAPLTFGTLKAAFYAMLLAAPLAVAAAIYTAYFMAPSLRRKVKPVIELMEAMPTVILGFFAGLFLAPYVEGHLPGIFSLLMLLPIGILVAGFVFSRLPESIRLRVPDGWESAILIPVILFVGWLSLYMSPYLETWFFGGDMRMWISHDLGITYDQRNALVVGLAMGFAVIPNIYSIAEDAVFSVPRGLTLGSLALGATPWQTMTRVVILTASPGIFSALMIGMGRAVGETMIVLMATGNTPVMEMNLFEGLRTLAANVAVEMPESEVGGSHYRVLFLSALVLLLFTFIMNTLAELIRQRLRKKYSSL, via the coding sequence ATGCAGGACGCCGGCAAGCCGTTATTGATCTCGCTTGAAGAACAGAACCAGGTCGCCATGCGCGTTTCCGACAAGGGCCAGGCGCTGTTTTTTGAAGTCGACACTGGCGCTGAACTCAAGCGCGTCGACCTGCCACTGCCGGCCGGTACCCAGGTGGTGTCCATCGGTGAAGACCAGCCGGGCAGCCCGCTGGTGATCCTGGGCTTGTCCAACGGCCAGTCCATGGTGTTCCGTCACACCTACAAGGTGTCCTACCCGGACGGCAAGAAAACCATCAGCCCGGCGATCGAATACCCTTACGGCGAAACGCCGATCGCGTTGGATGAAGCCGGCCGCCCGTTGGAACACGTTGCGCTCAATGCCACCGATACATCCCTGGTGGTGGCCGGCTCGGCCGGTGCGCACTTGAATGTGCTGACCCTGAGCCGCGAAGAAAACATGATGACCGGCGAAGTCACCAGCGAGCAGAAGCGTGTCGAACTGCCGCAAATGACCGAACCGGTGAAGGCGATCTTCATCGACCCGCGCCAGCAATGGCTGTATGTGATCAACGGTCGCGCCCTGGCCGATGTGTTCAGCCTGCGCGACAAGAGCCTCAACGGTCGCTACAAACTGCTTGAAGACGGCAACGCCGAAGTCACCGCCAGCACTCAGCTGGTGGGCGGCATCTCGCTGATCGTCGGTAACTCCAAGGGTGGCCTGGCCCAGTGGTTCATGGCCCGCGACCCGGACGGCGAGCAGCGCCTCAAGCAAATCCGTACCTTCCAGATGGGCACCGCGCCGATTGTGGAAATCACCGCTGAGGAACGTCGCAAAGGCTTCACTGCCCTCGACGCTTCCGGCCAGTTCGGCGTGTTCCACAGCACCGCGCACCGCACCTTGCTGGTTGACCCGGTGGTCGACGGCCAAGGCGTGTTCGGCCTGTCGCCACGGGCCAACCGCGTGATTGTCGAGGCCGGTGGCAAGCTGCAGCCGTTGCTGCTCGACAACCCGCACCCGGAAGTGTCCTGGAGCGCGCTGTGGAGCAAGGTCTGGTACGAGAACTACGACGAGCCTAAGTACGTCTGGCAATCGACCGCCGCCAACACCGACTTCGAACCCAAGATGAGCCTGGCGCCGCTGACCTTCGGTACGCTCAAAGCTGCGTTCTACGCCATGCTGCTCGCCGCGCCACTGGCTGTCGCTGCCGCGATCTACACCGCTTACTTCATGGCCCCGAGCCTGCGCCGCAAGGTCAAGCCGGTGATCGAACTGATGGAAGCCATGCCGACGGTGATCCTCGGCTTCTTCGCGGGCCTGTTCCTGGCGCCCTATGTCGAAGGGCATCTGCCGGGGATCTTCAGCCTGCTGATGCTGCTGCCGATTGGCATCCTGGTGGCCGGTTTTGTGTTCAGCCGCCTGCCTGAGTCGATCCGCCTGCGCGTTCCCGATGGCTGGGAAAGCGCGATCCTGATTCCGGTGATCCTGTTCGTGGGCTGGCTCTCGCTGTACATGAGCCCGTACCTGGAAACCTGGTTCTTCGGCGGCGACATGCGCATGTGGATCTCCCACGACCTGGGCATCACCTACGACCAGCGCAACGCTCTGGTCGTCGGCCTGGCCATGGGTTTCGCGGTGATCCCGAACATCTACTCCATCGCCGAAGACGCCGTGTTCAGTGTGCCGCGCGGCCTGACCCTGGGTTCCCTGGCCCTGGGCGCCACGCCCTGGCAGACCATGACCCGCGTTGTGATCCTGACCGCCAGCCCGGGCATCTTCTCCGCGCTGATGATCGGCATGGGCCGCGCCGTGGGCGAGACCATGATCGTGCTGATGGCCACGGGTAACACGCCGGTGATGGAGATGAACCTGTTCGAAGGCCTGCGCACCCTGGCGGCTAACGTCGCGGTGGAAATGCCCGAGTCGGAGGTGGGCGGCAGTCATTACCGCGTGCTGTTCCTCTCGGCGCTGGTGCTGCTGCTGTTCACGTTCATCATGAACACCCTCGCCGAGCTGATTCGTCAGCGTCTGCGCAAGAAATACTCGTCGCTTTAA
- a CDS encoding phosphate ABC transporter substrate-binding protein PstS, with protein MKLKRLMAAMTFVAAGVATANAVAAGVDPAIPAYVKTTGVSGNLSSVGSDTLANLMTLWAEGYKKEYPNVNIQIQAAGSATAPPALTEGTSNLGPMSRKMKDTELAAFEQKYGYKPTAIPVAVDALAVFVHKDNPIQHLTMEQVDAIFSSTRLCGSKADVKTWGDLGVTGDLANKPVQLFGRNSVSGTYGYFKEEALCKGDYKPNVNEQPGSASVVQSISSSLNGIGYSGIGYKTASVKTVPLAKKGSTDFIEDTEENALNGKYPLSRFLYVYVNKAPNKPLAPLEAEFVKLVLSKQGQEVVVKDGYIPLPAKVAAKALADLGLKEGN; from the coding sequence ATGAAACTGAAGCGTTTGATGGCGGCAATGACGTTTGTCGCTGCTGGCGTTGCAACTGCCAACGCGGTGGCTGCTGGTGTTGACCCGGCTATCCCGGCTTACGTGAAGACCACTGGTGTGTCGGGCAACTTGTCCAGCGTCGGTTCCGATACCCTGGCCAACCTGATGACCCTGTGGGCCGAGGGTTACAAAAAGGAATACCCGAACGTCAACATCCAGATTCAAGCTGCCGGCTCCGCCACCGCGCCACCTGCGCTGACTGAAGGCACCTCCAACCTGGGCCCGATGAGCCGCAAGATGAAGGACACGGAACTGGCGGCCTTCGAGCAGAAGTACGGTTACAAGCCAACCGCTATCCCGGTTGCCGTGGATGCCCTGGCGGTGTTCGTGCACAAGGACAACCCGATCCAGCACCTGACCATGGAACAGGTCGACGCGATCTTCTCCTCGACGCGCCTGTGCGGCAGCAAAGCCGACGTGAAAACCTGGGGCGACCTGGGCGTGACCGGCGACCTGGCCAACAAGCCAGTGCAACTGTTCGGTCGTAACTCGGTATCCGGCACCTACGGCTACTTCAAGGAAGAAGCCCTGTGCAAAGGCGACTACAAGCCTAACGTGAACGAACAGCCGGGCTCGGCGTCGGTCGTGCAGTCCATCAGCTCCTCGCTGAACGGCATCGGTTACTCGGGCATCGGTTACAAGACCGCCAGCGTGAAGACTGTGCCATTGGCCAAGAAAGGCAGCACTGACTTCATCGAAGACACCGAAGAAAACGCCCTGAACGGCAAGTACCCGCTGTCGCGTTTCCTCTACGTGTATGTCAACAAAGCCCCGAACAAGCCTCTGGCCCCGCTGGAAGCCGAGTTCGTGAAACTGGTGCTGTCTAAGCAGGGCCAGGAAGTTGTGGTCAAGGACGGCTACATCCCACTGCCAGCCAAAGTTGCCGCCAAGGCCCTGGCTGACCTGGGTTTGAAAGAAGGCAACTAA
- a CDS encoding MFS transporter encodes MSSVPASSAQPSRPLTRNDYKTLSLSALGGALEFYDFIIFVFFATVVGKLFFPVDMPEWLRMMQTFGIFAAGYLARPLGGIIMAHFGDLLGRKKMFTLSIFMMAVPTLIMGLLPTYAQIGLWAPLLLLLMRIIQGAAIGGEVPGAWVFVSEHVPPRHIGYACGTLTSGLTAGILLGSLVATAINSIYSPEQVSDFAWRIPFLLGGVFGLLSVYLRRWLHETPIFAEMQQRKTLAAELPLRAVLRDHRGAIVLSMLLTWLLSAGVVVVILMTPTVLQTVYHFSPTVALQANSLAIVTLSLGCIASGALADRFGAGRVLITGCALLLATSWTLYHSLMAHPDWLFPLYALTGLFVGTIGVVPYVMVKAFPPVVRFSGLSFSYNVAYAVFGGLTPLAVSLLMKESPMGPAYYVAVLCVMGMVVGGYLWKRGR; translated from the coding sequence ATGTCCTCCGTGCCCGCAAGCAGCGCGCAACCGTCGCGCCCGCTGACCCGCAACGACTACAAGACCCTGTCGCTGTCTGCCTTGGGCGGGGCGCTGGAATTCTACGACTTCATTATTTTCGTGTTTTTCGCCACCGTGGTCGGGAAACTGTTCTTCCCCGTCGACATGCCCGAATGGCTGCGCATGATGCAGACGTTCGGCATTTTCGCTGCCGGCTATCTGGCGCGCCCGCTGGGCGGCATCATCATGGCGCACTTCGGCGACCTGCTGGGCCGCAAGAAAATGTTCACCCTGAGCATCTTCATGATGGCCGTGCCGACCCTGATCATGGGCCTGCTGCCGACTTACGCGCAGATCGGCCTGTGGGCGCCGCTTTTGCTGCTGCTGATGCGCATCATCCAGGGCGCGGCGATTGGCGGCGAGGTGCCCGGCGCCTGGGTATTTGTTTCCGAACACGTACCGCCACGCCATATCGGCTATGCCTGCGGCACCCTGACCAGCGGCCTCACCGCCGGCATCCTGCTGGGTTCGCTGGTGGCCACCGCTATCAACTCGATCTACAGCCCGGAGCAGGTGTCGGATTTCGCCTGGCGGATTCCGTTCCTGCTGGGCGGTGTGTTCGGTTTGCTGTCTGTGTACCTGCGCCGCTGGCTGCATGAAACGCCGATCTTCGCCGAAATGCAGCAGCGCAAGACCCTGGCCGCCGAGCTGCCGTTGCGTGCAGTACTGCGTGATCACCGTGGCGCCATCGTGTTGTCGATGCTGCTGACCTGGCTGCTGTCGGCCGGCGTCGTGGTGGTCATCCTGATGACCCCGACCGTGCTGCAGACCGTCTACCACTTCAGCCCCACCGTTGCGTTGCAGGCCAACAGCCTGGCCATCGTCACCCTGAGCCTGGGGTGCATCGCCTCCGGCGCACTGGCTGACCGCTTCGGTGCCGGCCGGGTGCTCATCACCGGTTGCGCATTGCTGCTGGCGACGTCCTGGACGCTGTATCACAGTCTGATGGCCCATCCGGACTGGCTGTTCCCGCTGTACGCCCTGACCGGCCTGTTTGTCGGCACCATCGGTGTGGTGCCGTACGTGATGGTCAAGGCATTCCCGCCGGTGGTGCGCTTCAGTGGCTTGTCGTTTTCCTACAACGTGGCCTACGCCGTGTTCGGCGGACTGACGCCGCTGGCGGTGTCGCTGCTGATGAAGGAGAGCCCGATGGGGCCGGCCTACTATGTTGCCGTGCTTTGCGTGATGGGCATGGTGGTCGGTGGCTACCTGTGGAAACGCGGTCGGTAA
- a CDS encoding acyl-CoA thioesterase: MIELEQEDPIPQGDLALQITALPRETNGFGDIFGGWLVAQMDLAGTAMASKVAGGRVATVAIDRMAFLVPVAVGAQLSFYTQALEIGRSSIQMMVEVWSDDPLSSEWRKVTEAVFVFVAIDGSGRTRSVPSRAR, translated from the coding sequence ATGATCGAACTCGAACAAGAAGATCCAATCCCGCAAGGCGATCTCGCCCTGCAAATCACCGCGCTTCCGCGTGAAACCAACGGCTTTGGCGATATATTCGGTGGCTGGCTGGTCGCGCAGATGGACCTGGCCGGCACGGCCATGGCCAGCAAGGTTGCAGGCGGGCGTGTGGCCACCGTGGCCATTGATCGCATGGCCTTCCTGGTACCGGTCGCGGTGGGCGCGCAGTTGTCCTTCTATACCCAGGCCCTGGAAATCGGCCGCAGCTCGATCCAGATGATGGTCGAAGTGTGGAGCGACGACCCGCTGTCCAGCGAATGGCGCAAGGTGACCGAGGCGGTATTCGTGTTCGTCGCCATCGATGGCAGCGGCCGCACGCGCTCGGTTCCGTCGCGCGCGCGTTAA
- a CDS encoding D-hexose-6-phosphate mutarotase, whose translation MPTPHVETVKIDELDCWRIRHNGAELMLAQQGAHIFSYQRDGEQPLIWPNPEAVFKQGKGIRTGVPICWPWFGVFDRNPHSVQAMRQSDQPAGAHGFVRTALWDLAATALEGQALRVDLVLPVPPGGFPGWPHQVELKLSLLLDDQLHIRLTSHNHGTDTVTLSQALHTYFAVSDVRNVQVEGLDGSAYIDTADGWAEKTQSGPLHFTAETDRIYLDTPAQLSIVDQDWQRRIQLTAEGSKSTVIWNPWTERAKAFDDMADDGWQGMLCIETANVLDDVVVLAPGESHTLKVSIAAIPS comes from the coding sequence ATGCCGACGCCCCACGTTGAAACCGTGAAAATCGACGAGCTGGACTGCTGGCGCATCCGCCACAACGGCGCCGAATTGATGCTGGCCCAACAAGGCGCGCATATCTTCAGTTACCAGCGCGACGGCGAGCAGCCGCTGATCTGGCCGAACCCTGAAGCTGTATTCAAACAAGGCAAAGGCATCCGTACCGGCGTACCGATTTGCTGGCCATGGTTTGGGGTATTCGACCGCAACCCGCACAGTGTCCAGGCGATGCGTCAGAGCGATCAACCGGCCGGGGCTCATGGTTTTGTGCGTACGGCGCTGTGGGACTTGGCCGCGACCGCACTCGAAGGCCAAGCGTTGCGCGTTGACCTGGTATTGCCGGTACCGCCGGGTGGTTTCCCTGGATGGCCTCATCAAGTCGAACTGAAACTGAGTCTGCTCCTGGACGATCAGCTGCACATCCGCTTGACCAGCCATAACCATGGCACTGACACCGTAACGCTCAGCCAGGCACTGCACACCTACTTCGCCGTCAGCGATGTGCGTAACGTGCAGGTCGAAGGGCTGGACGGGTCGGCTTATATCGACACGGCCGACGGCTGGGCCGAGAAGACCCAATCCGGCCCTCTGCATTTCACTGCCGAGACCGATCGCATCTACCTGGATACGCCGGCTCAGCTGAGCATTGTCGATCAAGACTGGCAGCGCCGCATCCAGCTCACTGCAGAGGGCTCCAAATCCACCGTGATCTGGAACCCCTGGACCGAACGCGCCAAGGCTTTCGACGACATGGCCGACGATGGCTGGCAGGGAATGCTGTGCATCGAGACGGCGAATGTGCTGGATGATGTAGTGGTGTTGGCGCCGGGTGAAAGCCACACGCTGAAGGTCAGTATCGCTGCCATACCCTCCTGA
- a CDS encoding DUF3299 domain-containing protein has product MRRLLLTLLLLGSGLAHAGELPETDWLELMPLSDQKALEAMPEIDHNSPEAQGTFTDKGGLKQSKGLPAVMYSTKTVAAMNGRSIRIGGYPVPLETDAKGRSTLFFLVPYPGACIHVPPPPPNQLVLVRYPKGLKLDDIYTPLWVTGTLKVEKVNNDLADAAYALDAGKVRVVKESDL; this is encoded by the coding sequence ATGCGCCGTCTTTTATTGACTCTCCTCTTGCTGGGCTCAGGCCTGGCCCACGCTGGCGAACTGCCGGAAACCGACTGGCTCGAGCTGATGCCACTGTCGGATCAGAAAGCCCTCGAGGCCATGCCCGAGATCGATCACAACTCCCCCGAAGCCCAAGGCACCTTTACCGACAAAGGCGGCCTGAAGCAGAGCAAAGGCTTGCCGGCGGTGATGTACTCCACCAAGACCGTGGCAGCCATGAACGGCAGGAGCATCCGCATCGGCGGCTATCCGGTGCCGCTGGAAACCGACGCCAAGGGCCGCAGCACGCTGTTTTTCCTGGTGCCCTACCCAGGCGCCTGCATCCATGTGCCGCCACCGCCGCCCAACCAGTTGGTGCTGGTGCGTTATCCCAAGGGGTTGAAGCTGGATGATATCTACACGCCGCTGTGGGTCACCGGCACGTTGAAGGTGGAGAAGGTCAACAATGACCTGGCCGATGCAGCGTATGCGCTGGATGCGGGGAAGGTGAGGGTGGTGAAAGAGTCCGACCTTTAA
- a CDS encoding GlsB/YeaQ/YmgE family stress response membrane protein — MGIIGTIFIGLIVGLLARFLKPGDDSMGWIMTILLGIAGSLAATYGGQALGIYQAGQGAGFIGALVGAIVLLVIYGLIKKK, encoded by the coding sequence ATGGGTATCATCGGAACCATCTTTATCGGCTTGATCGTCGGCCTGCTGGCGCGTTTCCTCAAGCCCGGCGACGACAGCATGGGCTGGATCATGACCATCCTGCTGGGTATCGCCGGCTCCCTGGCTGCGACCTACGGTGGCCAGGCCCTGGGTATCTACCAGGCCGGTCAAGGCGCAGGCTTCATCGGTGCGCTGGTCGGTGCCATTGTGCTGCTGGTGATCTACGGCCTGATCAAAAAGAAGTAA